From a region of the Parus major isolate Abel chromosome 25LG1, Parus_major1.1, whole genome shotgun sequence genome:
- the DPM3 gene encoding dolichol-phosphate mannosyltransferase subunit 3, translating into MTKLGQWLCGLAVLGSAWAALALAPPQLQPPAPLRQALLPLPVYLLVAFGCYSLATVGYRLATFNDCEEAAAELQEHIRAARADLRRRGLRLGPQ; encoded by the coding sequence ATGACCAAGCTGGGACAGTGGCTGTGCGGGCTGGCCGTGCTGGGCTCGGCCTGGGCCGCGCTGGCTCTGGCCCCGCCGCAGCTGCAgccgccggccccgctccgccaggcgctgctgccgctgcccgTCTACCTGCTCGTGGCCTTCGGCTGCTACTCCCTGGCCACCGTGGGCTACCGCCTGGCCACCTTCAACGACTGCGAGGAGGCGGCGGCCgagctgcaggagcacatcAGGGCGGCGCGGGCCGACCTGCGGCGGCGGGGGCTGCGCCTCGGACCGCAATAA
- the SLC50A1 gene encoding sugar transporter SWEET1 isoform X4, which produces MVLSVLAGVCLAATLAMFATGLSDLRQMLATKSVENIQFLPFLTTDANNLSWLGYGCLKGDGTVITVNAIGAVLQTLYILVYLYYSPAKRPVLLQVLLLLALVVTGYGYFTILVDTGTRLTHLGLFCSIFTITMYLSPLADLAKVVRSKSTRCLSFPLTVTTLVASSSWTLYGLQLHDPYITVPNVPGIVTSLVRFWLFQRYRPEQDKPYSPLPA; this is translated from the exons GTCTGACCTCCGCCAGATGTTGGCTACCAAGAGTGTGGAGAACATCCAGTTCCTGCCCTTCCTCACCACTGATGCCAA CAACCTGAGCTGGTTGGGCTATGGCTGCCTGAAGGGGGACGGGACAGTGATCACCGTCAACGCCATCGGGGCAGTTCTGCAGACCCTCTACATCCTGGTGTATCTCTACTACAGCCCTGCCAAG cgccctgtgctgctgcaggtcctgctgctcctggctttgGTGGTCACTGGCTACGGCTACTTCACCATCCTAGTTGACACAGGGACACGCCTGACACACCTGGGGCTCTTCTGCAGTATCTTCACCATCACCATGTACCTCTCACCGCTGGCTGACCTG GCCAAGGTTGTCCGGAGCAAGTCGACACGGTGCCTGTCCTTTCCCCTGACCGTCACCACCCTTGtggcctccagcagctggacacTCTATGGCCTGCAGCTCCATGATCCCTACATCACA GTCCCCAATGTGCCAGGGATTGTCACCAGCCTCGTGCGGTTCTGGCTCTTCCAGCGGTACAGGCCAGAGCAGGACAAGCCCTACAGCCCCCTGCCTGCCTGA
- the SLC50A1 gene encoding sugar transporter SWEET1 isoform X3 — MVLSVLAGVCLAATLAMFATGLTAQHPGGCCTAPPRSDLRQMLATKSVENIQFLPFLTTDANNLSWLGYGCLKGDGTVITVNAIGAVLQTLYILVYLYYSPAKRPVLLQVLLLLALVVTGYGYFTILVDTGTRLTHLGLFCSIFTITMYLSPLADLAKVVRSKSTRCLSFPLTVTTLVASSSWTLYGLQLHDPYITVPNVPGIVTSLVRFWLFQRYRPEQDKPYSPLPA, encoded by the exons cactgcccagcacccaggaggctgctgcacTGCTCCCCCCAGGTCTGACCTCCGCCAGATGTTGGCTACCAAGAGTGTGGAGAACATCCAGTTCCTGCCCTTCCTCACCACTGATGCCAA CAACCTGAGCTGGTTGGGCTATGGCTGCCTGAAGGGGGACGGGACAGTGATCACCGTCAACGCCATCGGGGCAGTTCTGCAGACCCTCTACATCCTGGTGTATCTCTACTACAGCCCTGCCAAG cgccctgtgctgctgcaggtcctgctgctcctggctttgGTGGTCACTGGCTACGGCTACTTCACCATCCTAGTTGACACAGGGACACGCCTGACACACCTGGGGCTCTTCTGCAGTATCTTCACCATCACCATGTACCTCTCACCGCTGGCTGACCTG GCCAAGGTTGTCCGGAGCAAGTCGACACGGTGCCTGTCCTTTCCCCTGACCGTCACCACCCTTGtggcctccagcagctggacacTCTATGGCCTGCAGCTCCATGATCCCTACATCACA GTCCCCAATGTGCCAGGGATTGTCACCAGCCTCGTGCGGTTCTGGCTCTTCCAGCGGTACAGGCCAGAGCAGGACAAGCCCTACAGCCCCCTGCCTGCCTGA
- the SLC50A1 gene encoding sugar transporter SWEET1 isoform X2 — protein MVLSVLAGVCLAATLAMFATGLSDLRQMLATKSVENIQFLPFLTTDANNLSWLGYGCLKGDGTVITVNAIGAVLQTLYILVYLYYSPAKRPVLLQVLLLLALVVTGYGYFTILVDTGTRLTHLGLFCSIFTITMYLSPLADLAKVVRSKSTRCLSFPLTVTTLVASSSWTLYGLQLHDPYITVGWGGGTPRGVVPSHSIPSLIMSHPHPTLACFIRIPPFSIPFCCVPLLPHFTPSHSYLTPPPSHPIPSPSRSTPSYPIPPHSPLHGSAEHLAWGRPCSAPHVSPSQG, from the exons GTCTGACCTCCGCCAGATGTTGGCTACCAAGAGTGTGGAGAACATCCAGTTCCTGCCCTTCCTCACCACTGATGCCAA CAACCTGAGCTGGTTGGGCTATGGCTGCCTGAAGGGGGACGGGACAGTGATCACCGTCAACGCCATCGGGGCAGTTCTGCAGACCCTCTACATCCTGGTGTATCTCTACTACAGCCCTGCCAAG cgccctgtgctgctgcaggtcctgctgctcctggctttgGTGGTCACTGGCTACGGCTACTTCACCATCCTAGTTGACACAGGGACACGCCTGACACACCTGGGGCTCTTCTGCAGTATCTTCACCATCACCATGTACCTCTCACCGCTGGCTGACCTG GCCAAGGTTGTCCGGAGCAAGTCGACACGGTGCCTGTCCTTTCCCCTGACCGTCACCACCCTTGtggcctccagcagctggacacTCTATGGCCTGCAGCTCCATGATCCCTACATCACAGTGGGTTGGGGTGGTGGAACACCAAGGGGTGTCGTCCCATCCCACTCTATCCCATCTCTCATCAtgtcccatccccatcccaccctggcCTGCTTCATCCGCATTCCACCCTTCTCCATCCCATTCTGTTGtgtccccctcctgccccattTCACCCCATCCCATTCCTATCTCACCCCACCCCCATCTCATCCTATTCCATCCCCATCTCGTTCCACTCCATCCTATCCAATCCCACCCCATTCCCCTCTTCATGGCTCAGCTGAACACTTGGCTTGGGGCCGGCCCTGTTCAGCACCGCATGTGTCACCCAGCCAAGGGTGA
- the SLC50A1 gene encoding sugar transporter SWEET1 isoform X1, with product MVLSVLAGVCLAATLAMFATGLTAQHPGGCCTAPPRSDLRQMLATKSVENIQFLPFLTTDANNLSWLGYGCLKGDGTVITVNAIGAVLQTLYILVYLYYSPAKRPVLLQVLLLLALVVTGYGYFTILVDTGTRLTHLGLFCSIFTITMYLSPLADLAKVVRSKSTRCLSFPLTVTTLVASSSWTLYGLQLHDPYITVGWGGGTPRGVVPSHSIPSLIMSHPHPTLACFIRIPPFSIPFCCVPLLPHFTPSHSYLTPPPSHPIPSPSRSTPSYPIPPHSPLHGSAEHLAWGRPCSAPHVSPSQG from the exons cactgcccagcacccaggaggctgctgcacTGCTCCCCCCAGGTCTGACCTCCGCCAGATGTTGGCTACCAAGAGTGTGGAGAACATCCAGTTCCTGCCCTTCCTCACCACTGATGCCAA CAACCTGAGCTGGTTGGGCTATGGCTGCCTGAAGGGGGACGGGACAGTGATCACCGTCAACGCCATCGGGGCAGTTCTGCAGACCCTCTACATCCTGGTGTATCTCTACTACAGCCCTGCCAAG cgccctgtgctgctgcaggtcctgctgctcctggctttgGTGGTCACTGGCTACGGCTACTTCACCATCCTAGTTGACACAGGGACACGCCTGACACACCTGGGGCTCTTCTGCAGTATCTTCACCATCACCATGTACCTCTCACCGCTGGCTGACCTG GCCAAGGTTGTCCGGAGCAAGTCGACACGGTGCCTGTCCTTTCCCCTGACCGTCACCACCCTTGtggcctccagcagctggacacTCTATGGCCTGCAGCTCCATGATCCCTACATCACAGTGGGTTGGGGTGGTGGAACACCAAGGGGTGTCGTCCCATCCCACTCTATCCCATCTCTCATCAtgtcccatccccatcccaccctggcCTGCTTCATCCGCATTCCACCCTTCTCCATCCCATTCTGTTGtgtccccctcctgccccattTCACCCCATCCCATTCCTATCTCACCCCACCCCCATCTCATCCTATTCCATCCCCATCTCGTTCCACTCCATCCTATCCAATCCCACCCCATTCCCCTCTTCATGGCTCAGCTGAACACTTGGCTTGGGGCCGGCCCTGTTCAGCACCGCATGTGTCACCCAGCCAAGGGTGA